One genomic segment of Oncorhynchus kisutch isolate 150728-3 linkage group LG15, Okis_V2, whole genome shotgun sequence includes these proteins:
- the LOC109905750 gene encoding zona pellucida-like domain-containing protein 1 has product MERLCLILLLMGRTTSVLAQFNGYNCDANYHTERDISVYCGVQTMTLKINFCPVLFSGYTVADLALNGRHGDTHCRGFINNNTFPTVVLFSISLSTLEACGNSLVVTTSYGANAYRNMSLVQIGNISGYIDTPDPPSIISYLPGLLYKFSCSYPLEYLVNNSQLASSSAAISVKDSNGTFVSTLSMILYNDSTYNQQLSIPMAGLALKTRVFAAVKATNLDKRWNILMDYCYTTPSGNPNDELRYDLFFGCYKDPQTTVFENGKSQMGRFAFEVFRFVKHRHQKMSTVFLHCVTKLCRVDDCVLLMPICGRRRRRDIEDSLESRPSSGDAIITAGPIITRIGTQYTSSSITTST; this is encoded by the exons ATGGAGCGCTTATGTTTGATCCTCCTGCTGATGGGTAGGACCACTTCAGTCTTGGCACAGTTTAATGGATACAACTGTGATGCCAACTACCACA cggAGCGCGACATCAGTGTGTACTGTGGGGTTCAGACCATGACCTTGAAGATTAACTTCTGCCCAGTGCTGTTCTCAGGCTACACAGTTGCAGATCTGGCGCTCAACGGTCGCCATGGCGATACCCACTGCCGGGGCTTCATCAATAACAACACGTTCCCCACGGTAGTACTGTTCAGCATCAGCCTCAGCACACTGGAGGCCTGCGGCAACAGCCTGGtg GTCACAACATCCTATGGGGCTAATGCCTACAGGAACATGTCACTGGTGCAGATTGGGAATATCTCAGGGTACATCGACACTCCAGATCCGCCATCCATCATCAGCTATCTGCCCGGCCTGCTGTACAAATTCAGCTGCAGCTACCCCCTGGAATACCTGGTCAACAACTCACAGCTGGCATC ATCATCTGCTGCAATATCAGTGAAGGACAGCAATGGTACCTTTGTGAGCACATTGAGTATGATCCTTTACAAT GACTCAACCTACAACCAACAACTCTCTATCCCAATGGCCGGACTGGCTTTGAAAACCCGAGTGTTTGCTGCAGTGAAAGCCACAAACCTGGACAAACG atGGAATATCTTGATGGACTACTGTTACACCACTCCCTCAGGGAATCCCAATGATGAACTGCGCTATGACCTTTTCTTTGG CTGCTATAAAGACCCACAGACCACTGTTTTTGAGAATGGGAAGAGTCAAATGGGTCGTTTCGCCTTCGAAGTGTTCCGTTTCGTCAAACACAGACACCAGAAGATGTCCACTGTGTTTCTGCACTGTGTCACCAAGCTGTGTCGGGTAGATGACTGTGTCCTGCTCATGCCG ATCTGTGGGCGTCGGCGTAGGAGGGACATAGAGGATAGCCTGGAGTCTCGGCCGTCGTCTGGGGATGCCATCATCACCGCTGGACCCATCATCACCAGGATTGGTACGCAGTACACCTCTTCATCCATAACCACTTCAACTTAG